The sequence TGAAGGAGCCGAGAAAAAGACTCCCTTATCCCAGGTGGACCAAGAGCCGGTCAGCGCCCACCTGGAGCCTCCTGTGGGCACACCTCAAGAGCCGGGGGGTCCCACATGCGCCCAGGACACCAAGCCCAGCTCTACACGGGTGGTCTTCTCCGTCAACCTACAgtaaggaagggagggatgggtggCCAGCCACTTGGGCCTGGCCAGCTAGGGGACAGGGCCTGATCACTGGCATTGCAGGTTGGCCCCTGAGTCTCTAGACACTCGCACCTTGCGGCTGCTGTGGGGCCAACGGGAGCTGGAGATCCAGGCTCTGCGGTGGGCTCTCCAGAACCGCCAGGAGGCCCGGCACTGCCACGTCCTGCGTGAGGTGGCTGGACTTCCTGAGAGGTGACCAGCAAAGTGCTAGTTCCCCAGCCCAACCCCGCCTCTGTCCTGGCCCGAACTGGTTTTTGTCTGACCCCCATCCCCAACCACCGGTCCTGACTGACATTGTAACTTCTTACTCTGGCCTTAAGCCTCACTTGAAGCCTGGCCCTCTCCCCTGACTCCGAGTGCACTGGGAGTCGCTGCATCTAGACCCCACCTGCAGCCCAGACCTCTCAGAGCCAGACTTGGCCTGGCTCACTGGAACCCTATGCCCTTGGGCACCCAGTGTCAAGGAAGAGgggcccctcctcccttccttggcTGCTGACCTCGAGGCAGGGGCTGCTATGattgccccttcccccaggagtGCACGTAATCAGGAAAAGTTCCTGCAAAATCAGGTCCAAAAGCTGACTCTGGACTTgaaaaagcagaaggaacaggCCCAGCTGGTGAGGGGCAGGAGCGACCAGGGAGTCGGGGAGGGGACCCAAGCTGGTGTGAGGGGCAGGGCCCAGGTAGGGGTTGGCCTTGGGGGGTCAGCAGCTGGAGAAGACCCTGCGCACCTATGCACTCTCGGGGAGCAGGAGAAGACCCAGCTGGAGGAACGTCTGCTGCAGACCACGACCACCATGCAGCAGCTGGAGGCTGAGCTGCAGGCCTTCCAGAAGTCCTGCCTCCTGCAGCTGGCCCGCTCCTCCTGGGTGGGGCGCATACTGCGCTCCTCCACCGGCAGTGTGGAGGTACGCCCCGCTCGGCCCCCGCACTCGCCTCCTGtgttcccctccccagccctcctcgGATGGCCCCTGGGTAACCATTGTCTCTCCTGCCGGTCCTTTGGTGGGGCTGGCCTGCCCGGGAAGCCTGTCTCCCCTCAGGAccatggggcagggaggagccccCTGGTTCCACCCACCTGACCCACTGTGAACCTGTGCCTAGCGAGGTCAAAGGAGAGCGCctctcttccccagcccctgtccACTGGTCTCCGCTCCCCGTGCGCAGGTGGTCACTGCAGAAACCCTGATGGACTTCAATGACGTCTCTGAGGGTGAACAGGGCCCCTCCACTGGGGAGGTAAGAGAGCTGAGCAAGGTCCCCTACGTGCTCTCATAGCCAGCAGCCttgtgggaggggagggccaCGTGCCTGTTGCTTCGTGACCAGGGTTTCCGGCTGGAGGACGTGGACTGGAACAGCATTGCCCAGCGGTATCCCAACCTCTTCAGCAACATGGAGTCCAGCTCAGACCCGAAGTAACTGCTCCTTGTGCACTCCTCcaggggtgcagggtggggggcgggaagtGCCTTGGCATATGTGGACCAGAGTCCAAGTTCTACCCTTAGTGTCCGTGGGCAAGTCACTTTCACCTTCCAAGGTCAGCTCTCCCATCTGTCGGACGGGGTTCACAGTGAGGGGAAAGGGCTCCTGAGCCCTCACAGACCTTCCAggagccccttcccctccccccacccccggggtaCCAGGGTGCCCCACCCCCTGGGGGAGGGCTAGATGGGCGTGGGGCTGGGGTTTAGAAGTCAAAGGCAGCCTCCGCAAGCCGATCAGCAGACTGTGGCCCACAGGCACCCACGGCCCCTGCCACCCGCAAAGGCCCCACTGTCGAGCGAGTGGAGCTCGGAGCTGCGCAGATCGGGGACAGAGCAGCGTCTCAAGAGTGTCGAGTGGAGTTCCCTGCCCTTCATGGACACGAGCAGCTCCGGGGGCGCGGACTCCGACTCCAGCAGTGGCCAGCTGGCTGAGCGTTATTGTGTGCGGAAGGTGACAGGGCACCCCCCGTGTGCGCCAAGCCGTGAGGAGCTAACGGCGGCCAGCTCCAGGAGCCTCAGCAGGGAAATGCAGGCACAGTCTGGAGGTGGGGCGTAGCAGCTTTCCCCAGTTACTGACCCCCTGCAAGGCTGTGATCTCTGCCCAAAGTCCTAATAGCATGTCCCCCGACAGCTCGGTATTCATGCAAGGTCGCTGAGGCCACTGCAGTCTCATCCCTGGGGCTCAGGGTGGTCTTGGAGGGTACCTGCTGCTGCCTGTGCACTCTGGCTATCCACCCAACCCCCCGTACTTGGGagttctccctctgcttccctcagcCTCCCGGGTCCAGCCTTCCTGCTCTGGATCTGAGCTCCAGAGCTGTGCCTCTCCCCAGTGCACCTGTGGGGTGCTGAGCATCAGTCTGGCCTCGCGGGAGATGTCCACAGTGCGTGCAGTGTACGGGGTGCCCCTTCCAACAGGTCTTTTCCTGGATCTCAGGATGGCTCAGCGGGACCAGCCAGGTAGTACAGTCCTGACCCTGACCGGGAAGCCCTGTGTAGCTTCTGAGCACCCGCATTCAGGGTGCTCCTGGAGGTGAGGGGTGACCCAGCGGGGTCCTGGCAGGAGGGGGTCTCCAACCAGGACGCACTGGAGGGGTGGCCAAGCCTCTCTTCGTAGCGCACCTGCCCTCCTCACacctccccccagcccagggtGTTCCTGCCTGAAGATTGTGGCAGTCAGTGCCCGGGAGAGGTTCGTGCGTGTCCTCAACCAGTCGCCGGAGGAGACCGCGGACCTGGGTGGCCTCACGCTGCAGCAGCGGGAACGGGGCTTTCCTGTGTGCATGTACCGCTTCCCACCCCGCACGCTGCTGCCTCCGCGCCACCACGTCACGGTGTGCCCctccgccccccccaaccccgcggTGGCCTCGGCTCAGGCCCGCACCGCTGCTCACCCACCCCCTGGCCATGTCCACCAGGTTTGGGGCGAGGGGCCCCGCAGCATGAAGAAGCACCTGCCCTCGTCCTTGGGCCAGGAGCCCGTGCACTTCCACTCTAGCAGGGGCTGTGTGACTCTCCTCCTGAACCCCAAGGGCGAGGTCAGTGTGCATCCCAGCtagaggtggggtgggagtgagCCCCGGTGGACGGAGGTGACCCCCGTGCCTCTCCCGGCCGGCCCGTAGGTCCTGAGCGAGCATCGGGCCGCCCACTGCGTGTCCCCCGCCTCGAGGATCTTCGCTGACAACACCGATTTGTCCATAGACCGCTTCCCGCTCTCAGAGGCCGGGCTGGTGGCTGACACCGGCACGCAGAGGCCCGGCCCTCGGCAGCTGCGGGCAGGCAGGGTGCAGGAGGCCCCCGCCAGACGGCGGAGGCCCACGTGGGCTCCGCGGGTCCCTGCTTCCCCAGGTCCCGGCCTCTCCAGGCtccgcacccccccacctccgccccttCCCGCAGGCGGGCTTCGGATCTCACGAGCCCCTCGCCCCACCAGGACGCGGGGCCTCTTCCCCCGGCTGAGCGCCAGCAAGACCTTCCGCCCGCGGGCGGTGCCAGCGCCGTCCGAGGCCGCCGAGGCGCCGGCGCCGGAGCTCCTGCCCACCATCCCCGGTGAGCGCGCGGTGCGCGGCGGGCGGGCCGGCGAGGAGGGGGAGGCCGGCAGGACCCCCCCTCCCACGCGGTCATTGTTCCCCGCAGAGGCCGGGCTGCGCCTCGAGGACTGCCAGGCTAGGAAGGAGCCCAGGGTCCGGGTGAGTGCGTGCGCGCGCCCCTTGGCCTCCTCCCATTCCCGGCCGTGCCCCCTCCTCCGCGCAGGCCCCCGCCCTGGCCCCGCGCGCCTCTGAGGCTCCGCGCCCCCAGGTGTGCTGCAAGAGCGTGGACCGGGGCTGCCCAATGGTGGCGTTGTCGGTGCAGAGCGCGGCTGAGAGCAGATACGGCTTCCGCTTCCTCCCCTGCCCGCCGGTCACCGCCGCCCGGAGAGCGGGGCTGTAGGCTGCGCCGGGCGGACGCCGGGGCTGAGGGGGCGGCGCTGGGAGAGAGGCGGGGGAGGCGGGCCGTGCTGGCGGCAGCGTTTATTGAGCCAACGTCGCCTACGAAGTAAAGCGCATTCATGTACACCTGAGAGTTGAGAAGGGTTTGCTTGGTTTTGGGATACCCTGCCCCATCCCTGCGTGGGCGAGGAACTGCGCAaatgaccccccaccccccggggatGGGAGGCCTGGCCGCACCCTGGCATCTGGAGAGGGCCTGCCAGAGAGCTGGTGGGCCTCCCTGGAAGGAGCCGGCAGCAGGGCCTGTGCTGGGGACCTGCGCTCTCTTAGCCTGGGCTCTTTCTTGTGCCTGCAGCTGGAGATCCCAACTCCCCACTCCCCGCCACCAAGAAGGGTCTCTCCTTCCTCAAGCCCATTACCCatcccccaacaccccccccccaagatgCTCTGTGTTCCATGAAGCCAGAGTTCACATGGGGCTCCCACAACCACATTGGGGCTCCTTGGCCCTTGGCAGTGGATGGGGCATTACACTAGGGGTGGAATTGGGCTGGGGTGATAGGGTTCAGGTGCGGCAAGCACGGGAGGCCAGGGGGTCTGGCTGCTGGATCCGTTGCTGGCTTTGGGGCTGGACATCCTTGGGCTGGAGGGCTTGGGCCTGAAGTCACCTCCAGGGCTCTCAGAGGGGCCGTCACTGTAGCCAATCCCTGCCCTAGGCCAGGCCCTTGCCCCAGGCCAGGCCCTAAACTACACAGGGCTCTGAGCCTCCGCCTCCCGGACTGCAGGCCGGTGGAGCCCCAGGAGCTGCTGCTAGAATCAGAAGGCATGGGCATCTTGGGGGGAGAGGGTGTCAGGTTATAGCCCAAGGTCCTGGAAGGCTCTGGAGAACAAGGAAAGACAACATGTCAGACAAGGGACCCCATAGGGATCACTAGGTGTGGTGGGGGTCACCACAGGCAAGGGGGCAATGTCCATGTGGCTCCTCCCCCTAGGCCGCCGCCCCCCCAAGGCAGCCGCCCCCCCAAGGCAG comes from Mustela erminea isolate mMusErm1 chromosome 9, mMusErm1.Pri, whole genome shotgun sequence and encodes:
- the LMNTD2 gene encoding lamin tail domain-containing protein 2 isoform X3; this translates as MAPESCQEDEGAEKKTPLSQVDQEPVSAHLEPPVGTPQEPGGPTCAQDTKPSSTRVVFSVNLQLAPESLDTRTLRLLWGQRELEIQALRWALQNRQEARHCHVLREVAGLPERSARNQEKFLQNQVQKLTLDLKKQKEQAQLEKTQLEERLLQTTTTMQQLEAELQAFQKSCLLQLARSSWVGRILRSSTGSVEVVTAETLMDFNDVSEGEQGPSTGEGFRLEDVDWNSIAQRYPNLFSNMESSSDPKHPRPLPPAKAPLSSEWSSELRRSGTEQRLKSVEWSSLPFMDTSSSGGADSDSSSGQLAERYCVRKVTGHPPCAPSREELTAASSRSLSREMQAQSGGDVHSACSVRGAPSNRSFPGSQDGSAGPASPGCSCLKIVAVSARERFVRVLNQSPEETADLGGLTLQQRERGFPVCMYRFPPRTLLPPRHHVTVWGEGPRSMKKHLPSSLGQEPVHFHSSRGCVTLLLNPKGEVLSEHRAAHCVSPASRIFADNTDLSIDRFPLSEAGLVADTGTQRPGPRQLRAGRVQEAPARRRRPTWAPRVPASPGPGLSRLRTPPPPPLPAGGLRISRAPRPTRTRGLFPRLSASKTFRPRAVPAPSEAAEAPAPELLPTIPEAGLRLEDCQARKEPRVRVCCKSVDRGCPMVALSVQSAAESRYGFRFLPCPPVTAARRAGL
- the LMNTD2 gene encoding lamin tail domain-containing protein 2 isoform X2 — its product is MAPESCQEDEGAEKKTPLSQVDQEPVSAHLEPPVGTPQEPGGPTCAQDTKPSSTRVVFSVNLQLAPESLDTRTLRLLWGQRELEIQALRWALQNRQEARHCHVLREVAGLPERSARNQEKFLQNQVQKLTLDLKKQKEQAQLEKTQLEERLLQTTTTMQQLEAELQAFQKSCLLQLARSSWVGRILRSSTGSVEVVTAETLMDFNDVSEGEQGPSTGEGFRLEDVDWNSIAQRYPNLFSNMESSSDPKHPRPLPPAKAPLSSEWSSELRRSGTEQRLKSVEWSSLPFMDTSSSGGADSDSSSGQLAERYCVRKVTGHPPCAPSREELTAASSRSLSREMQAQSGGLFLDLRMAQRDQPGSTVLTLTGKPCVASEHPHSGCSWSPGCSCLKIVAVSARERFVRVLNQSPEETADLGGLTLQQRERGFPVCMYRFPPRTLLPPRHHVTVWGEGPRSMKKHLPSSLGQEPVHFHSSRGCVTLLLNPKGEVLSEHRAAHCVSPASRIFADNTDLSIDRFPLSEAGLVADTGTQRPGPRQLRAGRVQEAPARRRRPTWAPRVPASPGPGLSRLRTPPPPPLPAGGLRISRAPRPTRTRGLFPRLSASKTFRPRAVPAPSEAAEAPAPELLPTIPEAGLRLEDCQARKEPRVRVCCKSVDRGCPMVALSVQSAAESRYGFRFLPCPPVTAARRAGL
- the LMNTD2 gene encoding lamin tail domain-containing protein 2 isoform X1, with amino-acid sequence MAPESCQEDEGAEKKTPLSQVDQEPVSAHLEPPVGTPQEPGGPTCAQDTKPSSTRVVFSVNLQLAPESLDTRTLRLLWGQRELEIQALRWALQNRQEARHCHVLREVAGLPERSARNQEKFLQNQVQKLTLDLKKQKEQAQLEKTQLEERLLQTTTTMQQLEAELQAFQKSCLLQLARSSWVGRILRSSTGSVEVVTAETLMDFNDVSEGEQGPSTGEGFRLEDVDWNSIAQRYPNLFSNMESSSDPKHPRPLPPAKAPLSSEWSSELRRSGTEQRLKSVEWSSLPFMDTSSSGGADSDSSSGQLAERYCVRKVTGHPPCAPSREELTAASSRSLSREMQAQSGASRVQPSCSGSELQSCASPQCTCGVLSISLASREMSTVRAVYGVPLPTGLFLDLRMAQRDQPGSTVLTLTGKPCVASEHPHSGCSWSPGCSCLKIVAVSARERFVRVLNQSPEETADLGGLTLQQRERGFPVCMYRFPPRTLLPPRHHVTVWGEGPRSMKKHLPSSLGQEPVHFHSSRGCVTLLLNPKGEVLSEHRAAHCVSPASRIFADNTDLSIDRFPLSEAGLVADTGTQRPGPRQLRAGRVQEAPARRRRPTWAPRVPASPGPGLSRLRTPPPPPLPAGGLRISRAPRPTRTRGLFPRLSASKTFRPRAVPAPSEAAEAPAPELLPTIPEAGLRLEDCQARKEPRVRVCCKSVDRGCPMVALSVQSAAESRYGFRFLPCPPVTAARRAGL